A genomic stretch from Streptococcus oralis includes:
- a CDS encoding bacteriocin-associated integral membrane family protein, which produces MKKISNFCMLLLLLCTTFFVFNVNYTREVVRIQEMGKTVGSLDLYLKDINEPAASVLRFFEDVSKEYKVSIIKTDSGDEVIKSGVFDKDTFPYQEFGISSLDFTEDGEGVYSNKEISNKLGTIPTFLKAKPIQLMTFQTYIKDTSRSLNGRYTITSTQEMDKDRIVQKWSDFFKIDQTTLLEPTYKSAVEVINRDLLLSAIVFVLAILLLVLVTVYQPMMEMKRVGVQKLLGFQDRAVLADVVKGNLYLLLGGALVINLGVFFSLDYKPKDLFPMLWLSHFLLLQLYLFISWLTYLLIQKMTISSLLKGFSSFKFGLIFNYLMKIGTTILLTVLLIGVGKSLEQENKELDYQKQWISQGNYLTLETFQLNDNLWQEQLAGSGQAVDYFYRFYQDLVEKTQAGYVQTGNLPIKNFATAEQVQQYQLADMLTVYYANRNFLKSKGFKLPDTGTKKVILMPASAKGEEDKNQLLGKLIAYLSMKYEEQQKRTIEEMDVEIAYYEGDWSFFPYNEKRKENLHNPIISLVNDSDMMWDEKASLSTTGLNNPIKIENTAQHQKEVTALVEKLSDGNYLKFSSIQAIQQEKVDSYRDAVRNFNILFALVGLLSMMISYFLLVTTFLLKRTDIITKKFMGWKLIDRYRSLLGLLLAVYSLPFMVLLFFTQALFPLLLFAGFTGLDILFVLFLGSKMEQRNVVQLLKGDHL; this is translated from the coding sequence ATGAAAAAAATCAGTAATTTCTGTATGTTACTCCTGCTTCTGTGTACTACTTTTTTTGTTTTTAATGTAAACTACACACGAGAAGTGGTTCGGATTCAGGAAATGGGAAAGACAGTGGGTTCTTTGGATTTGTATTTGAAAGATATTAACGAACCTGCAGCATCTGTACTTCGATTTTTTGAGGATGTATCAAAGGAATACAAAGTATCCATCATCAAAACAGACAGTGGTGATGAGGTGATCAAGTCTGGTGTTTTTGATAAAGATACCTTCCCCTACCAAGAGTTTGGGATTTCTTCTCTTGATTTTACAGAAGATGGCGAGGGAGTCTACAGTAATAAAGAAATTTCCAATAAACTTGGTACGATTCCGACCTTTCTAAAAGCCAAGCCTATTCAGCTTATGACTTTTCAAACCTATATTAAGGATACATCTCGTAGTTTAAATGGTCGCTATACGATAACTTCTACACAAGAGATGGACAAGGATAGGATTGTACAGAAATGGAGCGATTTTTTCAAGATAGACCAGACTACCTTGCTAGAGCCGACCTACAAAAGTGCAGTGGAAGTCATAAATCGAGATTTGCTTTTATCTGCCATTGTTTTTGTCTTGGCCATTTTACTTCTTGTGTTAGTAACAGTGTATCAGCCGATGATGGAGATGAAAAGAGTGGGGGTACAAAAGTTGCTTGGTTTTCAAGATAGGGCTGTTTTAGCTGATGTTGTGAAAGGCAACCTCTACCTCCTCCTAGGTGGGGCGCTTGTGATCAATCTAGGAGTGTTTTTCTCGCTTGATTATAAGCCGAAAGATTTATTCCCTATGTTATGGTTGTCGCATTTTTTGCTTTTGCAACTTTATCTCTTTATCAGTTGGTTGACCTACCTCTTAATCCAAAAAATGACAATCAGCTCTCTACTGAAAGGTTTTTCATCTTTTAAATTTGGTTTGATATTTAATTATTTGATGAAAATAGGAACCACCATTTTACTGACGGTTTTACTGATTGGGGTGGGGAAAAGTTTGGAGCAAGAAAACAAAGAGTTGGATTACCAGAAACAGTGGATCAGTCAAGGAAATTATCTGACCTTAGAAACTTTCCAGCTCAATGATAACCTGTGGCAAGAGCAGTTGGCAGGCTCAGGGCAAGCAGTGGATTATTTCTATCGATTTTATCAGGATTTGGTAGAAAAAACGCAGGCAGGCTATGTGCAAACTGGCAACCTGCCTATAAAAAATTTTGCCACTGCAGAACAAGTGCAGCAGTATCAACTGGCTGATATGCTAACTGTTTACTATGCCAATCGCAATTTTCTAAAGAGCAAGGGATTCAAGCTACCCGATACCGGCACTAAAAAAGTTATTTTGATGCCAGCAAGTGCGAAAGGTGAAGAAGATAAAAATCAGCTCTTGGGGAAATTAATTGCCTATCTTTCGATGAAGTATGAAGAGCAGCAAAAACGAACGATAGAGGAGATGGATGTCGAGATCGCCTACTATGAAGGTGATTGGTCATTCTTCCCCTATAACGAGAAGCGAAAGGAAAATCTCCACAATCCAATTATTAGTTTGGTCAATGATTCTGATATGATGTGGGATGAAAAAGCTTCCCTGTCAACAACAGGTTTAAATAACCCCATTAAAATCGAAAATACAGCCCAGCACCAAAAAGAAGTGACAGCGTTAGTTGAGAAATTGTCAGATGGGAATTATTTAAAATTTTCATCTATTCAAGCCATTCAACAAGAGAAAGTAGATTCTTATCGAGATGCTGTTCGAAATTTTAACATACTCTTTGCTTTGGTTGGTCTTCTTAGTATGATGATTTCCTACTTCTTACTAGTAACAACTTTCTTGTTGAAGCGAACAGATATTATTACCAAGAAGTTTATGGGTTGGAAATTGATAGATCGGTATCGTTCCTTGCTGGGTCTTCTATTAGCCGTTTATAGTCTTCCTTTTATGGTTTTGCTATTCTTTACACAGGCACTTTTCCCGCTCCTACTTTTTGCAGGATTTACAGGCTTAGATATCCTATTTGTGCTTTTCTTGGGCTCTAAGATGGAACAAAGAAATGTAGTGCAGTTATTGAAAGGGGATCACTTATGA
- a CDS encoding helix-turn-helix domain-containing protein, with the protein MRYDFGNVYKEIRESKGLTQEEVCGGVLSRTSLSKIESGKTTPRYENMEFLLQQINMTFEEFDYICHLYHPSERSTIMQTFLKMASISGTSDLSKLLKKCQHYLKTHHDFPIQQLQDMLEIVIYIRENGIEKLSSKVDNIVNRLWDKIEKQDTWYESDLKVLNTILFAFPMEYIHQITEKILERIEVYKHYSPVFQLRMMLLLNLSTLYLYNGDKLLCKQLCYTLLEEAKVSKQYDTLAFSYIRIGICTNDAQLIQNGLSLAKLVEDEHLLTELEREVDIFVNKKESH; encoded by the coding sequence ATGCGCTACGATTTTGGAAATGTTTATAAAGAAATCCGTGAGTCAAAAGGGTTAACCCAGGAGGAGGTCTGTGGGGGTGTTCTCTCAAGAACCAGCCTATCAAAAATCGAAAGTGGCAAGACAACTCCTAGATATGAAAATATGGAGTTTCTTCTCCAACAAATTAATATGACCTTTGAAGAGTTTGACTATATTTGCCATCTCTACCACCCAAGTGAACGATCAACTATCATGCAGACTTTTCTAAAAATGGCTTCTATTAGTGGTACGAGCGACTTAAGTAAATTACTCAAAAAATGCCAACATTATCTAAAAACACACCATGATTTCCCCATCCAGCAGTTACAAGATATGCTCGAAATCGTTATCTACATCCGTGAAAATGGGATAGAAAAATTGTCAAGTAAGGTTGATAACATTGTAAACAGACTATGGGATAAGATTGAGAAACAAGATACTTGGTATGAGAGCGACCTCAAAGTCCTTAATACCATTCTCTTTGCTTTTCCTATGGAGTATATTCATCAGATTACCGAAAAAATTCTCGAACGAATAGAGGTTTATAAACACTATAGTCCTGTCTTTCAGCTTCGTATGATGTTGCTTCTGAATCTCTCAACTCTTTATCTTTACAATGGTGATAAGTTGCTTTGCAAACAGCTTTGCTACACTCTCTTAGAGGAAGCAAAAGTAAGCAAACAGTATGACACACTTGCATTTTCCTATATTCGTATAGGCATTTGTACTAATGATGCTCAGTTGATACAAAATGGACTCTCCTTAGCTAAACTAGTCGAAGATGAACACTTACTAACAGAGCTAGAGCGAGAAGTTGACATCTTTGTAAACAAAAAAGAAAGTCATTAA
- a CDS encoding LysM peptidoglycan-binding domain-containing protein produces MTLTTKKIKLTLAGAATFLAFLAPSLAFADETITYTVKPGDTLSEIAEKYNTTVEKLAEKNKIEDIHLIFVDQVLVIEGTAPAAKTYEAPAATGETIEETTTYEEITETTTYEAPAATTSTSYEEESYTASTVSGSEAEAKEWIAQKESGGSYTATNGRYIGRYQLTDSYLNGDYSAENQERVADAYVAGRYGSWTAAKNFWLNNGWY; encoded by the coding sequence ATGACATTAACAACTAAAAAAATCAAATTAACTCTTGCAGGAGCAGCAACTTTCCTTGCTTTCCTTGCACCATCACTTGCTTTTGCAGATGAAACAATCACTTATACAGTTAAACCAGGTGATACTCTTTCAGAAATTGCTGAGAAGTACAACACCACTGTTGAAAAATTGGCAGAAAAAAACAAGATAGAGGATATTCATCTGATCTTTGTGGATCAAGTTTTGGTCATCGAAGGGACAGCTCCAGCTGCGAAAACTTATGAAGCCCCAGCTGCAACAGGAGAAACAATCGAAGAGACTACGACTTACGAAGAAATAACTGAAACAACAACTTACGAAGCACCAGCTGCTACAACCAGCACTTCTTATGAAGAAGAAAGTTACACAGCTTCAACTGTAAGTGGATCTGAAGCAGAAGCCAAAGAATGGATCGCTCAAAAAGAATCAGGTGGTAGCTACACAGCTACAAACGGACGTTACATCGGACGTTACCAATTGACAGATTCGTACTTGAACGGTGACTACTCAGCTGAAAACCAAGAACGTGTAGCAGATGCTTACGTTGCAGGACGTTACGGTTCATGGACAGCTGCTAAGAACTTCTGGCTTAACAACGGTTGGTATTAA
- the sdaAB gene encoding L-serine ammonia-lyase, iron-sulfur-dependent subunit beta, producing the protein MHSLRFQSVFDIIGPVMIGPSSSHTAGAVRIGKIVSSIFGDRPTEVEFQLFNSFAKTYRGHGTDLALVAGILGMDTDDPDIPNSLEIAHKRGIKIVWTIQKDSNAPHPNTTKITVKNEHKSISVTGISIGGGNIQVTELNGFAVSLNMNTPTIIIVHQDVPGMIAHVTEALSRFDINIAQMNVTREKAGEKAIMIIEVDSRSCEEAIEEIRKIPHLHNVNFFK; encoded by the coding sequence ATGCACTCACTTCGTTTTCAATCTGTCTTTGATATTATCGGCCCTGTCATGATTGGCCCATCAAGTAGCCATACAGCTGGTGCGGTTCGTATCGGAAAAATCGTGTCTTCCATCTTTGGTGATAGACCGACAGAGGTGGAATTTCAACTATTTAATTCATTTGCCAAGACCTACCGTGGTCATGGAACTGACCTTGCTCTCGTCGCTGGAATTTTAGGTATGGATACGGACGATCCCGACATTCCAAATAGCCTTGAAATTGCCCATAAACGTGGTATCAAGATTGTCTGGACCATTCAGAAAGACAGCAATGCTCCTCACCCTAATACCACTAAAATTACTGTGAAGAATGAACACAAGTCCATCAGTGTGACAGGGATTTCTATCGGTGGGGGAAATATCCAAGTTACGGAACTTAACGGCTTTGCTGTCTCTCTTAACATGAACACACCGACCATCATCATTGTACATCAGGATGTTCCAGGTATGATTGCCCACGTTACTGAAGCCCTCTCTCGTTTCGATATCAACATCGCTCAGATGAATGTAACTCGGGAAAAAGCTGGAGAAAAAGCCATCATGATCATCGAAGTCGATAGTCGAAGTTGCGAAGAGGCAATTGAAGAAATCCGAAAAATTCCTCATCTCCACAATGTCAATTTCTTTAAGTAG